A single Ptiloglossa arizonensis isolate GNS036 chromosome 2, iyPtiAriz1_principal, whole genome shotgun sequence DNA region contains:
- the Zyx gene encoding lipoma-preferred partner zyxin, protein MSNVSNLEQQIASLQINHRDGVKTIKPGKKVGPAVPPKPKKSQPQIPQSYTIKAASVPSYSTVLNNSGTNEKPSNLYVNSPSPYVPLNIEKNDFSLSSSTNGKDTSKVYQNNDNFYIRQADEKFEPKYGYDEKNYYSNVGNMPAPQVPVEDHSRSVRNIVYSNIDPPVSIPVKTGGKTEKDIIYSNIQWNSKPENTYCNIPSAHDDLPPPPEPSEYVPCVPGSSFPPPPEELPPPPSPVSSSYSELRRATYQTDFPSDNYPNDIYGPSSQSSSTYESIYEPINPRPPSQLSCNYSMYSGYGSATSTQPQGKVSPVKEVDVLTDLLVQGMEDNSEDSDIYGICAQCGRKVEGEGTGCSAMDKVFHIDCFCCYVCKVNLQGKPFYSLESKPYCEEDYLNTLEKCCVCTRPILDRILRATGKPYHPSCFTCVVCGQSLDGIPFTVDATNQIHCIQCFHKKFAPRCCVCKLPIMPEPGQDETVRVVALDRSFHIQCYKCEDCGLVLSSDSEGRGCYPLDDHVLCKSCNATRVQALTSHMTTEL, encoded by the exons ATGTCTAATGTCAGTAATTTGGAGCAACAAATTGCAAGCTTGCAAATTAATCACAGAGATGGTGTCAAAACTATCAAGCCTGGAAAGAAAGTAGGGCCAGCTGTACCGCCTAAACCAAAAAAGTCACAACCTCAG ATACCGCAAAGTTACACCATAAAGGCTGCGTCTGTGCCATCATACAGTACAGTACTCAACAATTCTGGAACaaatgaaaagccatcaaatttGTATGTGAACTCTCCTTCACCATATGTGCCACTAAATATAGAAAAGAATGATTTTTCACTGTCATCCTCTACAAACGGAAAAGATACATCTAAAGTTTAtcaaaataatgataatttCTACATACGTCAAGCAGATGAAAAATTTGAACCAAAATATGGATATGAtgaaaaaaattactattcaaaTGTTGGAAATATGCCAGCTCCTCAAGTCCCAGTTGAAGATCACTCGAGATCCGTAAGAAATATTGTATATAGCAACATAGATCCTCCAGTATCCATTCCGGTAAAAACTGGAGGTAAAACTGAAAAGGACATAATCTACAGTAATATTCAATGGAATTCTAAACCAGAGAATACATACTGCAATATTCCTTCTGCTCATG ATGACTTACCGCCGCCTCCAGAACCTTCGGAGTATGTTCCTTGCGTTCCAGGTAGTTCTTTTCCACCGCCACCGGAAGAACTACCACCGCCACCAAGTCCTGTTTCATCCAGCTATAGCGAATTAAGACGTGCCACTTATCAAACTGATTTTCCTTCGGATAATTATCCAAACGATATTTATGGTCCGAGCTCACAGTCTAGTTCAACATATGAATCTATATATGAACCCATTAATCCTAGACCGCCGTCACAACTGTCTTGTAATTATTCTATGTATTCTGGCTATGGATCCGCTACATCAACTCAGCCGCAAGGAAAAGTATCACCAGTTAAGGAA GTGGATGTTCTAACTGACCTATTAGTTCAAGGAATGGAAGATAATTCTGAAGACAGCGATATATACGGAATTTGTGCACAATGTGGTCGTAAAGTTGAAGGAGAAGGTACCGGTTGCTCTGCTATGGATAAAGTGTTCCACATTGATTGTTTCTGTTGTTATGTTTGTAAAGTTAACCTACAGGGTAAACCATTTTATTCATTGGAAAGTAAACCCTATTGCGAAGAAGATTATCTAAATACCTTAGAAAAGTGCTGTGTTTGTACTAGACCGATATTGGATAGAATATTAAGAGCAACCGGCAAACCTTATCATCCATCTTGCTTCACATGCGTAGTTTGTGGTCAAAGCTTGGACGGTATACCGTTTACAGTGGATGCTACAAATCAAATCCATTGCATACAATGCTTTCACAA AAAATTTGCACCCCGCTGTTGCGTGTGTAAGTTACCAATTATGCCAGAACCAGGGCAGGATGAAACAGTACGGGTTGTGGCTCTGGATCGTAGTTTTCATATTCAGTGTTACAAATGCGAAGATTGCGGTTTGGTTCTATCTTCTGATTCTGAGGGGCGTGGCTGCTATCCTTTGGATGACCATGTATTATGTAAAAGTTGTAATGCTACTCGTGTACAAGCACTTACATCGCACATGACGACAGAATTATAA